From the Nerophis ophidion isolate RoL-2023_Sa linkage group LG18, RoL_Noph_v1.0, whole genome shotgun sequence genome, one window contains:
- the LOC133536793 gene encoding C2 domain-containing protein 3-like isoform X4, producing MNSQRLRSVKVGDYKKKVPSDVSPSTSLPPLVEGQLSCFLRVTVSQLIWTTPNPPLATFVRLRWWGESSNGTSFNPRDASLSLQKNIRTTARFPVHLSTKQFVSYLADMGSLTLEVLNKQDHLLIAQAQVTEIARLCQLHTISGFYTLLSPTSQKLGELEVSLSLEPLVEVHESISSAPTADFSTEALQVSSLATTSVEPADLKASSEKKSELCSKGTTARKKEHMISQTTQVDKDERVENVKLVEKRGMAVIPSSPKPCAQPSNDILSVILERGSKLRDAMVVSALKFDTGPASVLTDFQLPLQRDNTQPPSMPSPSTMFLENILPGKSALKHVNDVVAGGIRPGEMDHIAVDLVLGRLKTPPPPLSGVEALYPESLSTHSSVCGDSELSDPQYDQSLLEHLFYKTPMSDSRLDDAEVDVQKQKNSSSRTKNQLRQLECRMSDNPVEELHNSLGEVDVLLSPEQMMFLSLIRQANVSIDSMSVPTESATLPARKYMSKGKAPLLQRNKKCTYFVEYTLPKTSLSSRRGRNITGEGESTRVVSSKVTEGVVTFHQRSVFPVRFSKTAIEKWWAMDLLFKIYSRRIDQKKAVPVGQATYPLRRLLRSKQLSQSLALPVHGIEDNSETKELGLLRVLLELSTNSRESPETLPHIICSPQRESSRVSICAEDLSVNSLEDFTENVPIQQKGFKVASPHLNPHTASPRRSQQQMEEDPEVLLHMLLMVPDGKNFNCGPMQAVNVYFNCKLFWCDEMARSVVSWGRVNPSFNFAQVTPVALTAKLLERMKDNVMVIEVWQKTGSSSEEKLLGLVKLPLHQFYMSFRDSKIAQLLLRAQYPVLGVDCYLPVMDVFSSTCNGHLRVTLAMGRFEQVLALQRTREDEIHSLGCPVRPVHLLDHQPHPPAKVFFSPKLHMLSCNVEKVSGLTPLQSTVWGEADCYVQYSFPCQEGAEIDAALDEHYTNLRPFRTTTTLCVPDPAFGHTETHVLLAPEGVPVQKLLLSSLSIQGLSSGGGVHFEVWCRYYYPNVRDQLVAKGILPLSKLCAIVTMQGQHGDEAQMFSLPLLPRADNNLMHQPQPSGLLDVCIRYKCRPVRADVQTGRGAASNVVTLVVQVHRGSGLQAAARVISQHDERYSYFAVVGVNSYVTVQLSFLPEEEQRCTRLTARTFCPEYNYHTEVCCDMLVHKSGGETFSLAEQLAEAVAIFTVWNRDNRKGNTFNPPNVILGTVKIPLLDLLRKTTGISGWFGVYTPLESTQTQHTLVGGLEISVAFSHHSERERVIRAALDLGWEPLQIQNDNEWLNEQGDWEHHTRKISLTFSIPRVWIPVHCLLLPGHEELQRSTYCYFRYKFYEQEAVCSQMKHPCVTEGSEATVTFQGSRTVELMSSQPLLWYLQEERLEVQVWVAFQKDKSQRPRDTDRLVGSAFIGLSSLAKTHQQKLSVSGVYPLFRRSAMDLQGAALRVHISLSVGRAPTVEDNQADSDSQEEILLVATEPAHRTPPPSPPKISNLESPINSSETTAHVAIPQPSKICEEDSFLVEIAVDRAMHINLKDCPKSGSSEGASFLCVSYITADSAEPVSTAVVANTNRATWNHQHKCRLYKQLLIDPEQSLVFKVWHKDSRGEVEQVIGFASVHLSPLLSGFQSVCGWYNLMDFNGQCNGQLKVSITPLKWVQNLRGQRKASSDKAGQNSSDLSQAAPCSYQTNATYNSFPSHISQYPEQHISSPDHLGRLFLKTESDRHQEHMQKVRLHHQSLQEQTETHLVCSSSNSGDINLPSSVVFSTLRKNLSELDKINQYFFSKMGKRDFSPTRERDCLHEKDTHKENELHLPSQQVHNGQFRLPTSTVLHSNSTSSPTKDKTSGIDLEIISSPRDPCMFSQESTSCPTTSAGLVAQNVPEVEAEDTGSEACRSPCSSEDDEEDYEEFVVEPRHLNELTTLTDKTSPWNSIVSDSVSIASECPEAELSQDNEDKSQNKRQESIRKDAGEASQSHSSDSFDGLLEEASDTDSDQDVTLQTVNANMAGDAGSLPDEALQADNPRLQVLVPNFFLPPRQLETSLMGIRLAPSFANSSSDTDQCALPHRGPWLHPNMSPTSMNRETQRLSRIIAPTFEYDDDY from the exons GTGTCCCTGAGTTTGGAGCCCCTGGTTGAGGTCCATGAGAGCATCAGCTCAGCGCCAACTGCAGATTTCAGCACTGAAGCACTTCAGGTCTCCTCGCTGGCCACTACGTCTGTGGAGCCTGCAGATCTTAAAGCGAGCAGTGAAAAAAAATCTGAGCTTTGCAGCAAAGGAACCACAGCAAG AAAGAAAGAGCACATGATTTCCCAAACCACCCAGGTGGATAAAGATGAGCGAGTAGAGAATGTGAAGCTGGTAGAGAAACGCGGAATGGCTGTGATTCCTTCCAGTCCGAAACCCTGTGCCCAACCGAGCAATGACATCCTCTCAG TTATTCTAGAACGTGGGAGCAAACTTAGGGACGCCATGGTGGTTTCAGCATTGAAATTTGACACTGGTCCTGCGTCGGTTCTGACTGACTTTCAACTCCCACTGCAGAGGGACAACACCCAACCACCCTCCAT GCCCTCTCCATCTACAATGTTCCTGGAAAATATCCTGCCTGGCAAGTCAGCTCTCAAGCACGTAAATGACGTTGTCGCAGGAGGTATCCGTCCTGGTGAGATGGATCACATAGCTGTGGATCTCGTCCTCGGCAG GTTGAAGACACCTCCTCCACCGCTCAGTGGGGTTGAAGCCCTTTACCCTGAATCTCTGTCCACTCATAGCAGTGTTTGCGGAGACAGCGAGCTCAGCGACCCACAATATGATCAGAGCTTGCTGGAGCATTTGTTTTATAAAACACCT ATGTCAGATTCAAGACTAGATGACGCAGAGGTGGACGTTCAAAAGCAGAAAAACAGTTCATCCAGGACCAAGAATCAGTTAAGACAGTTAGAGTGCAGGATGAGCGACAA TCCAGTTGAAGAGCTCCATAACTCTCTGGGTGAAGTTGATGTTCTTTTAAGTCCGGAGCAGATGATGTTTCTGAGCTTGATACGACAGGCCAATGTGAGCATCGACTCCATGAGCGTCCCAACAGAAAGCGCAACGCTCCCAGCAAGAAAGTACATGAGCAAAGGGAAAGCTCCTTTACTGCAACGTAATAAAAAGTG CACTTATTTTGTCGAGTATACGTTACCAAAGACTTCCTTATCCAGTCGACGTGGTCGAAATATTACAGGAGAGGGGGAGTCGACCAGAGTTGTTTCCAGCAAAGTCACAGAAGGAG TGGTGACGTTCCATCAGCGCTCCGTGTTTCCTGTGCGCTTCAGTAAAACCGCCATTGAAAAGTGGTGGGCAATGGATCTCCTTTTCAAAATTTACTCCAGAAGAATTGACCAAAAAAAG GCGGTTCCTGTCGGACAAGCCACATATCCACTGCGCCGTCTACTGCGGAGCAAGCAGCTCAGCCAATCTCTTGCTCTACCAGTGCACGGTATAGAGGACAACAGCGAAACAAAGGAACTAGGACTTCTCAGG GTGCTGTTAGAACTTTCTACCAACAGCAGAGAATCTCCTGAAACATTACCACACATTATTTGCAGTCCTCAAAGAGAGTCTTCGCGTGTCAGCATTTGCGCAGAGGACTTATCCGTCAACTCTTTAGAAGATTTCACAGAGAATGTCCCCATCCAGCAGAAAGGCTTCAAAGTAGCCTCTCCACATCTTAACCCCCACACAGCCTCTCCTCGTAGATCTCAGCAGCAGATGGAGGAAGACCCAGAGGTCTTATTGCATATGCTGCTCATGGTGCCAGACGGAAAGAACTTCAACTGTGGGCCCATGCAGGCTGTTAATGTCTACTTCAACTGTAAGCTCTTTTGGTGCGATGAGATGGCGAGGTCTGTGGTCAGCTGGGGGCGTGTAAACCCTTCCTTTAACTTTGCTCAG GTAACTCCTGTGGCTTTGACTGCAAAGCTACTGGAGAGGATGAAGGACAATGTGATGGTAATTGAAGTGTGGCAGAAAACCGGAAGCTCCAGTGAGGAGAAACTACTCGGTCTTGTCAAACTACCTCTCCACCAGTTCTACATGTCATTTAG GGACTCCAAGATTGCCCAACTTCTTCTACGGGCACAGTACCCTGTTTTAGGGGTGGACTGCTACCTCCCAGTCATGGATGTGTTCTCCAGCACTTGTAATGGACACCTCAGGGTCACTCTGGCTATGGGCCGTTTCGAGCAGGTACTCGCTCTGCAGCGCACCAGAGAAGACGAAATCCACTCACTGGGCTGCCCCGTGAGACCGGTGCATCTGCTTGATCACCAGCCTCATCCACCAGCAAaggtctttttttcccccaaattgcACATGCTCAGTTGCAAT GTTGAGAAGGTCTCTGGGCTGACACCTCTCCAATCAACGGTGTGGGGTGAGGCTGACTGTTACGTCCAGTACAGTTTCCCTTGTCAGGAAGGTGCAGAAATCGACGCAGCCCTGGATGAGCATT ACACCAACCTGAGGCCCTTTCGTACCACCACCACTCTCTGTGTTCCTGACCCAGCATTTGGCCATACAGAGACACACGTGCTTTTGGCTCCTGAGGGCGTCCCAGTCCAAAAGCTGCTGCTCAGCTCTCTTTCAATACAAGGCCTGAGCAGCGGAGGGGGTGTCCATTTTGAAGTGTGGTGCAG ATACTATTACCCGAATGTCAGAGACCAGCTAGTGGCCAAAGGAATTCTCCCCCTGTCCAAGTTGTGTGCCATAGTCACAATGCAGGGACAGCATGGTGATGAGGCCCAGATGTTTTCTTTGCCTCTGCTACCGAGGGCAGACAACAACTTGATGCACCAGCCTCAGCCGTCTG GCTTGCTTGATGTGTGCATCCGGTACAAGTGCCGTCCCGTGAGAGCTGATGTGCAGACTGGCAGAGGAGCTGCCTCTAATGTGGTGACACTGGTGGTTCAAGTGCATAGAGGGTCCGGTTTGCAGGCAGCAGCCAG AGTTATATCCCAACACGACGAGAGGTACAGTTACTTTGCTGTCGTAGGAGTGAACTCCTACGTCACCGTCCAGTTGTCCTTCTTGCCCGAGGAAGAGCAAAGGTGCACCCGTTTGACTGCCAGGACCTTCTGCCCAGAGTATAACTACCACACAGAGGTTTGCTGCGACATGCTCGTACACAAGAGCGGCGGGGAGACCTTCAGTCTGGCGGAGCAGCTGGCAGAAGCTGTTGCCATCTTCACTGTTTGGAATAGAGACAACCGCAAAG GCAATACTTTCAACCCTCCAAATGTGATTTTGGGCACAGTGAAAATTCCGCTGCTTGATCTCCTCCGGAAAACAACAG GTATTTCAGGCTGGTTTGGGGTCTACACGCCCCTGGAATCCACACAAACTCAGCACACCCTGGTTGGCGGCCTTGAGATCTCAGTCGCCTTTTCCCACCACTCCGAGCGGGAACGGGTCATTAGGGCTGCTCTGGATTTGGGTTGGGAGCCACTTCAGATCCAGAATGACAATGAATGGCTTAACGAACAGGGAGACTGGGAACACCACACAAGGAAAATATCCCTGACCTTTTCCATACCCAGGGTTTGGATCCCTGTGCACTGCTTGCTCCTGCCGGGACATGAGGAGCTACAGCGATCCACATACTGCTACTTTCGCTACAAATTCTATGAGCAGGAGGCCGTCTGCTCGCAGATGAAACACCCGTGTGTGACTGAGGGCAGCGAGGCCACCGTGACCTTCCAAGGAAGTCGCACTGTTGAGCTAATGAGCTCCCAGCCTTTGTTGTGGTACCTTCAAGAGGAGCGGCTGGAGGTTCAGGTATGGGTTGCTTTCCAGAAAGACAAAAGCCAGCGGCCCCGTGACACTGACCGCCTGGTGGGCTCTGCTTTTATTGGTCTGTCCTCCCTTGCAAAGACACACCAGCAGAAGTTGTCTGTCAGCG GAGTGTATCCACTGTTCAGACGCTCGGCGATGGACCTGCAGGGTGCCGCTCTAAGGGTGCACATCAGCCTGTCGGTAGGCCGTGCGCCGACTGTAGAGGACAACCAAGCGGACTCTGATAGCCAGGAAGAGATCTTATTAGTGGCGACAGAGCCAGCACATCGTACTCCCCCACCTTCCCCTCCAAAAATATCCAATTTGGAAAGTCCGATCAACTCGAGTGAGACAACTGCACATGTCGCTATACCTCAGCCGTCCAAAATTTGTGAGGAAGATTCCTTCTTGGTGGAAATTGCAGTGGACAGGGCAATGCACATTAATCTGAAAG ATTGTCCGAAATCTGGGAGCAGTGAAGGGGCATCATTTCTCTGCGTCTCTTACATCACTGCTGACTCTGCAGAACCAGTGTCCACGGCTGTGGTGGCCAACACAAACCGTGCCACCTGGAACCATCAGCATAAATGCCG GCTTTACAAGCAGCTGCTAATTGATCCAGAGCAAAGCCTGGTGTTCAAAGTTTGGCATAAAGACAGCAGAGGAG AAGTGGAGCAGGTGATTGGGTTTGCCTCTGTACACCTGTCCCCTTTACTGTCTGGGTTCCAGTCAGTATGCGGCTGGTACAATCTCATGGATTTCAATGGTCAGTGTAATGGTCAGCTTAAAGTCTCCATCACACCACTGAAGTGGGTCCAAAACTTGCGTGGGCAGAGAAAAGCTTCCAGTGACAAAGCTGGCCAAAACTCAAGT GATTTATCCCAGGCTGCACCATGCAGCTACCAGACAAATGCCACGTACAACAGCTTTCCTTCTCACATCAGCCAATACCCTGAGCAGCACATCTCATCGCCTGACCACTTGGGCAGACTATTTCTCAAAAC TGAGAGCGACCGTCACCAAGAGCACATGCAGAAAGTGCGTCTTCATCATCAGAGTCTTCAGGAACAAACTGAGACTCATTTGGTCTGTAGCAGCAGCAACAGTGGCGACATCAACCTTCCCAGCTCTGTGGTCTTTTCAACACTCAG GAAGAATCTGAGCGAGCTGGACAAAATCAACCAATATTTCTTCAGTAAGATGGGTAAACGTGATTTTTCGCCCACAAGGGAACGGGACTGTCTTCACGAGAAAGACACCCATAAGGAAAATGAGCTACATCTTCCATCCCAACAAGTCCACAACG GTCAATTCCGACTACCAACTTCCACCGTCCTCCACAGCAACTCAACATCTTCTCCCACCAAAGACAAGACCTCAGGCATTGATCTAGAGATCATCTCCAGTCCACGCGACCCTTGCATGTTTTCCCAGGAATCCACATCTTGTCCAACGACATCTGCAGGCCTCGTCGCGCAGAACGTGCCCGAGGTAGAAGCAGAAGACACGGGCAGTGAAGCATGTCGATCACCATGCAGTAGTGAGGATGACGAGGAAGATTACGAGGAATTTGTCGTGGAGCCGAGGCATTTGAACGAGTTGACAACTTTGACGGATAAGACCAGTCCTTGGAATAGCATCGTGTCAGACTCTGTTTCAATTGCCTCTGAGTGCCCAGAGGCTGAACTGAGTCAGGATAATGAAGATAAAAGTCAAAACAAAAGACAGGAATCCATCAGGAAAGACGCAGGAGAGGCGAGCCAAAGCCATTCCAGTGACAGTTTTGATGGTCTGTTAGAAGAGGCATCAGACACAGACAGCGACCAGGATGTTACGCTGCAAACTGTCAATGCCAACATGGCGGGTGATGCTGGGTCATTGCCCGATGAGGCTTTGCAGGCCGACAACCCCAGACTCCAAGT CTTGGTCCCCAACTTTTTCCTGCCCCCACGCCAGCTGGAAACCTCTCTAATGGGCATTCGCTTAGCGCCCTCATTCGCTAATTCGTCCAGCGACACG GACCAGTGCGCTCTACCTCACAGGGGGCCTTGGCTGCATCCCAACATGTCACCTACATCCATGAACAGAGAGACGCAGAGATTAAGTAGAATAATTGCTCCTACCTTCGAATACGATGATGATTATTAG